One window of Nostoc sp. NIES-3756 genomic DNA carries:
- a CDS encoding XRE family transcriptional regulator, translating into MIKNERQYRVTQTQARKFEEALARFDQNLENREGVHPLLWKAQRDALQSQLSELCEEIEEYEALKSGKYKVLELESLEELPLALIKARIAAGLSQKDLADRLGIKEQQIQRYEDTEYASASLTRLIEVSQALGIKIREDVFLPNAQVSLNTLFNRLKQVGIERDFVIKRLLPQSVLRNLQADDMSEDQTGSIALRASAILNRIFGLAPAAIFSSSPLQLNTAALATVRFKVSKGTDERRLSAYTLYAHFLALLVLDATSHLPKKTIPANPDEVREAILSTYGSLTFKHALHYLWSLGVPVLPLNDSSAFHGAFWRVEGRNVIVLKQQTKSAARWLFDLLHELWHAAQEPELEERIVLEDSEASEEQWSSNEELTANRFAGHIILDGRAEELVKLCQQEAKGSIERLKKIVPLVAARENVSVASLANYMAFRLSLEGKNWWGTATNLQTEDIDYADPWQIARDYLLERANFGTLNEVDRNLLLRALSNI; encoded by the coding sequence ATGATTAAGAATGAGAGACAGTACCGTGTAACACAAACTCAAGCAAGAAAGTTTGAGGAAGCGTTAGCGCGATTTGACCAAAATTTAGAGAATAGAGAAGGAGTTCATCCGTTGTTGTGGAAAGCTCAACGAGATGCCTTACAGAGTCAGCTAAGTGAACTTTGCGAGGAGATTGAGGAGTATGAAGCTCTGAAATCCGGTAAATACAAAGTGCTTGAGCTTGAATCATTAGAAGAGCTACCACTTGCTCTTATCAAAGCACGCATTGCTGCTGGCCTTAGTCAAAAAGATTTGGCTGATAGGCTTGGAATTAAAGAGCAACAGATACAACGCTACGAAGATACAGAATATGCTTCCGCTAGCCTTACACGATTAATAGAAGTAAGTCAAGCTCTTGGAATTAAAATACGAGAAGATGTCTTTTTACCCAATGCTCAAGTTTCACTAAACACTCTGTTTAATCGCTTAAAGCAAGTTGGAATCGAGCGCGACTTCGTTATTAAAAGACTTCTTCCCCAATCAGTTTTGAGAAATTTGCAAGCAGATGATATGTCTGAAGATCAAACAGGCAGTATAGCTCTGCGAGCATCAGCAATTTTAAACCGAATATTCGGATTGGCACCAGCTGCTATCTTTAGTTCCAGTCCACTTCAACTAAATACAGCAGCCTTAGCAACGGTTCGTTTTAAAGTAAGCAAGGGAACAGATGAGCGTCGTTTAAGTGCCTACACTCTTTACGCGCATTTTCTGGCACTTCTTGTACTTGATGCTACATCACACTTACCTAAAAAAACAATTCCTGCAAATCCTGATGAAGTTCGGGAAGCGATTTTGTCTACTTATGGTTCTCTAACTTTTAAACACGCGCTGCATTATTTATGGAGTTTAGGAGTGCCAGTCCTACCCCTGAATGATTCAAGTGCCTTTCACGGTGCTTTCTGGCGTGTAGAAGGTCGTAACGTTATAGTTCTTAAGCAGCAAACAAAGTCAGCAGCCCGTTGGCTTTTTGACCTTCTTCATGAACTATGGCACGCAGCTCAAGAGCCAGAACTGGAAGAACGAATAGTTCTTGAAGATAGTGAAGCAAGTGAAGAGCAATGGAGTTCAAATGAAGAACTAACAGCAAATAGATTTGCAGGACATATTATACTCGATGGTCGTGCTGAGGAATTAGTCAAATTATGCCAGCAAGAAGCGAAAGGAAGTATAGAGCGGTTGAAGAAAATTGTTCCTTTAGTTGCAGCTAGAGAAAATGTATCAGTCGCTTCACTAGCTAACTACATGGCGTTTCGTTTGTCATTAGAAGGCAAAAACTGGTGGGGAACTGCAACTAACTTGCAAACTGAGGATATAGACTATGCTGATCCTTGGCAGATAGCGAGGGATTATTTATTAGAACGAGCTAACTTTGGAACTTTGAATGAAGTTGATCGTAATCTTCTGTTACGAGCTTTATCTAATATTTGA
- a CDS encoding DUF6932 family protein, which produces MIPEFNPDGNLPPGVHWATWQEFMERFGITPRRQELLKGLKSAIDSLLKAGCQTIYIDGSFVTKKESPNDFDGCWDIKGVDVELLDPILLDLSSKREKQKAKYRGELFPTSFIADAEGKTYLDFFQIDRNGNPKGIVAIDLGGLQL; this is translated from the coding sequence ATGATACCAGAGTTTAATCCTGATGGAAACTTGCCTCCAGGAGTGCATTGGGCCACATGGCAAGAATTTATGGAACGATTTGGAATTACACCTCGCCGACAAGAACTTCTTAAAGGACTAAAATCCGCCATAGATTCATTGTTAAAGGCTGGCTGCCAGACTATTTACATTGATGGCAGTTTTGTAACCAAAAAGGAGAGTCCTAATGACTTTGATGGCTGTTGGGACATTAAAGGCGTTGATGTAGAACTTCTTGATCCCATTCTTCTAGATTTGAGTTCTAAACGCGAAAAACAAAAGGCTAAATACCGAGGAGAACTATTTCCAACATCTTTCATAGCAGATGCGGAAGGAAAAACGTATCTCGATTTTTTTCAGATTGATAGAAATGGTAACCCGAAAGGCATTGTTGCTATAGATTTAGGAGGGTTGCAGTTATGA
- a CDS encoding ATP-binding protein, with amino-acid sequence MNKNFEIKKRLKIILPEDWSNNDKGRFWEDIVTPLFRQQRWEALQNVEFEGMQTDIYIKSLDSNAKALVECKFQKEPIDAPTIFKLMGQANYEKVTDAYLLSVSDLNAKAKGVVERHKADPHKNFNLIVWSSETLVEVFMSIKNIDIPNIHQNKNINILAITLLITHTKDFYWVAEEVGEDGEPKRAIIFPILENKFSLEEWKTYFARYEIWQGVEIELADKDNSVTEKPFSFRAKKDQLENVILSKINQADSFDDYHRPCRPEDFFGRSQPQKQFWDFLNNVRDRKTDLRVVCFTGTTGVGKSSLILKLSESCYQNPDYKNSFYIYHIDVTSINPTKANLFVPSAIRKALQEAVNDQFIEILNHKIVLESTEPPFFDCDSILLTINKLEESNKTIIIIFDQFEEILFKESLSSVYNSFKSVAYEIDSLKTNIVLGFCWRTDISLPAKHQAYFTWHELERIRKNIDLNDFPFSEKDSQEVLNKFEQYLKGNGKQLPARIKKWLLENCQNSPWLIKKICGDIYNQNLNNSYFKDKKIITKFDIKKIFDRDMSRYIISEEHESCLKYVAANSPLLRTDVFTKFDVSVINSLLANKLIIETGNNYKIYWDIFREYIVYGTLPTINISYKPRTQISTLLKILKLLNHNLTKSELANAINLKESTVQNALDDLRNFFQVEQDRKTGKITVSKEIVKLGDNELSDILAEQIESHIVIKEIYNKLKPDQSLWYDEFKKILQKKSSEEQKLKPDTPKDYASRMLSWFCFAGLLEIRQDWLIARPINVRQGKQKGKASECEFKKRKIRKSEIKPGQLSLLDLLN; translated from the coding sequence ATGAATAAAAATTTCGAGATAAAAAAAAGATTAAAAATAATACTGCCAGAAGATTGGAGTAATAATGATAAAGGAAGATTTTGGGAAGATATAGTAACACCATTGTTTCGTCAACAGAGATGGGAAGCTTTACAAAATGTCGAATTTGAGGGTATGCAAACTGATATATACATTAAAAGTTTAGACTCTAATGCAAAAGCTCTTGTAGAATGCAAATTTCAAAAAGAGCCTATTGACGCTCCAACTATATTTAAATTAATGGGACAAGCTAATTATGAGAAAGTAACAGATGCCTACTTGCTATCAGTATCGGATTTGAATGCTAAAGCCAAAGGTGTTGTTGAAAGACATAAAGCTGATCCTCACAAAAATTTTAACCTAATTGTTTGGAGTTCTGAAACACTCGTTGAAGTTTTTATGTCTATAAAAAATATAGACATTCCCAACATTCATCAAAATAAAAATATTAATATATTAGCAATTACACTTCTCATAACTCATACAAAAGATTTTTATTGGGTAGCAGAAGAAGTTGGAGAAGATGGAGAGCCAAAACGAGCTATTATTTTTCCTATCTTAGAAAACAAGTTTTCTTTGGAAGAATGGAAAACATATTTTGCAAGATATGAAATTTGGCAAGGAGTTGAGATAGAATTAGCAGACAAAGACAATTCTGTTACAGAAAAACCTTTTTCTTTTCGAGCTAAAAAAGACCAATTAGAGAATGTAATTTTATCAAAAATCAACCAAGCTGATAGTTTTGATGATTATCATCGTCCTTGCCGACCAGAAGATTTTTTTGGACGTTCTCAGCCTCAAAAACAGTTTTGGGATTTTTTAAACAATGTAAGAGATCGTAAGACAGACCTAAGAGTTGTTTGTTTTACAGGTACTACTGGTGTAGGCAAATCATCTTTGATTCTTAAATTATCAGAAAGTTGTTATCAAAATCCAGATTATAAGAATAGCTTTTATATTTATCATATTGATGTTACAAGCATTAATCCAACGAAAGCAAATCTTTTTGTTCCAAGTGCTATAAGAAAAGCACTGCAAGAAGCTGTTAATGATCAATTTATTGAAATCCTTAACCATAAAATAGTTCTTGAGAGTACTGAGCCACCATTTTTTGATTGTGACTCAATTCTATTAACAATAAACAAGCTAGAAGAAAGTAATAAAACAATTATTATAATTTTTGATCAGTTTGAGGAAATTTTATTTAAAGAATCTTTATCATCTGTTTATAATTCTTTTAAATCAGTTGCTTATGAAATTGATTCTTTAAAAACAAACATCGTTCTAGGATTTTGTTGGAGAACAGACATTAGCTTGCCTGCAAAACATCAAGCATACTTTACTTGGCATGAACTTGAGCGCATCAGAAAAAATATCGATTTAAATGATTTTCCTTTCTCAGAAAAAGATTCACAAGAAGTCTTAAATAAATTTGAACAGTACTTAAAAGGAAATGGTAAACAATTGCCTGCAAGAATAAAAAAATGGTTACTAGAAAATTGCCAAAATTCGCCTTGGTTGATTAAAAAAATTTGTGGTGATATATACAACCAAAATTTAAATAATTCATATTTTAAGGATAAAAAAATTATTACTAAATTTGATATCAAAAAGATTTTTGATAGAGACATGAGTAGATATATTATTTCAGAGGAACATGAATCCTGCTTAAAATATGTTGCAGCTAATTCCCCATTACTGAGGACAGATGTATTCACCAAATTTGATGTTAGTGTAATTAATAGCCTTTTAGCTAATAAATTAATAATTGAAACTGGAAATAATTATAAAATATATTGGGATATATTTCGTGAGTATATTGTATATGGAACATTGCCTACAATAAATATCAGTTATAAGCCTAGAACGCAGATTTCTACCTTATTAAAAATATTAAAATTGCTCAATCATAATTTAACAAAATCAGAGTTAGCTAATGCAATTAATTTAAAAGAAAGTACTGTTCAAAATGCCCTTGATGATTTACGTAATTTTTTTCAGGTCGAACAAGACAGAAAAACCGGAAAAATAACTGTTTCAAAAGAAATTGTAAAATTAGGAGATAATGAATTATCTGACATTTTAGCAGAACAGATAGAATCTCATATAGTTATTAAAGAAATATATAATAAACTTAAGCCAGATCAATCGCTTTGGTATGATGAATTTAAAAAAATTCTACAAAAGAAATCTTCAGAAGAGCAAAAGCTAAAACCCGATACTCCAAAAGATTATGCTAGTAGAATGCTTTCATGGTTTTGTTTTGCAGGATTACTTGAAATTAGGCAAGATTGGCTGATAGCCAGACCAATTAATGTTAGACAAGGTAAACAGAAAGGAAAAGCATCAGAGTGTGAATTTAAAAAAAGAAAAATACGTAAATCTGAAATTAAGCCGGGACAGTTAAGCTTATTAGATTTATTAAATTAA